The stretch of DNA CTTGGCGAGCCGCTCGACCAGGCTGAGCGCGATCTCGGCGGCGGTGGCCGGGTCCTCCGAGACGAAGAGGATCTCGTCGCCCAGGGTCTTGACCACCCGGCCGCCGTAGCCGGCGATCAGGTCGGAGCAGGTGTTCTCGAAGCTCTCCACCAGCTCGCCGAGCTCCTCCTCCTCCAGCCGGCGGGAGAGCCGGGTGAAGCCGACCAGGTCGGCGAAGCCGACGGCCAGGCGGCCGCTGGTGATCTCGGTGTCCTCGGCGGCCTGCACCACCCGGCCGGTGACGGCGGCCAGCTGGCGGCGCCAGACGTAGACCAGGAACTGCTCCAGCTCCGGCAGCAGCAGCTCGACCAGCGGGTAGGCGACCTCGGCCCTGGTCAGGCCGGGCTCCACGGACTGGGTGAGGTTGTCGAGGAAGGTGTCCATCTGCCAGCCGGCCAGGCGGGCCGTGGTCTGGCCGGTGGAGCGGGCGACCTGGATGGCCATCGACTCGCTCAGCAGGCCGGACTCGACCAGCCCGGCCAGCCGGCGCAGCGCGATCACGTCCCCGTCGGTCAGCGCGCGGGACTGCCCGATGTCCGGGAAGCCCATCGCCCGCCAGAATCTGGTGGCCAGCTCCATCGGCACCCCGGCGGCGCGGGCCGCCTGGTACGGCGTGTACCGGCGGGGTGCGTCGAGGATCAGCCGCTCCAGATCCAGGGCGACCGTCCCGTCCTGACCGTCGTCCTGGCTGCCGTCGTTGCCGCCTTCGTCTGCCACCGGCCCATCCCCGTGCGGTTGCCGCACTCGCCTCATGTCCTGCCTGTCCCGGGCGCCCGACCACCGCAGGGGTAGTGGCGCGCCTCACACCGCTGCCAGGTGGAATGTTCGCACGGAATCGCGTAATCCGGGGCATCCGGCCGGAACACCCGCAGGTAATCGGTCAGGCCACGCGGCCGGGCCCCGGTGGTCGCCCGGCGCTCAGCCCGCCTCGGGCCGGACGTGTACGACGTCTCCCGCCGCCACCGGGTGGCGATTGCCGTCGGGGGTGCGCACCACCAGCCGGCCGTCGGGGTCGACGGCCACCGCCTCGCCGACCAGCTCCTGGTCACCGGGAAGCAGCACCCGCACCTGGCGGCCGAGGGTGGTGCAGCGGGCCGCGTACGCGGGCAGCAGGCCGCTGGCCTGCGGGTCGCCGGCGGCGGCCACCCACTCGCGGTAGAGCTCGGCGAAGGAGCGGAGCAGCTCGCGCAGCAGGGTGTCCCGGTCGGTCACGGCGGCCCCGGCCAGGGCCAGCGAGGTGGCGGTGGGGACGGGGAGCTCGGTCTCCCGCAGCGTGACGTTGACGCCCAGGCCCGCGATCACCGCGCCGCCGCTCAGCTCGGTCAGGATGCCGCCGAGCTTGCGCTCGCCGACCTGCAGGTCGTTGGGCCACTTCAGCCCGACCTCCAGCTCCGAGACCCGCCCCAGCGCCGAGGCGGCCGACACGCCCACCAGAATCGGCAGCCAGCCGTACCGCTCCATCGGCACGGCCTCGGGCCTGAGCAGCATCGAGAAGAAGAGGCCGGATCGCGCGGGTGCCTGCCACTGCCGCTCCAGCCGGCCGCGGCCGGCGTTCTGCACCTCGGCGACCAGCACGGCGCCCTCGGCGGCGCCCTCCTTGGCCCGGGCGGCCAGGTCGCTGTTGGTGGAGCCGGTCTCGGTGACCACCTCGACGGAGGTCCAGAGCGCGCCCGGCACCACCAGGTCGCGGGAGAGCCGGGTGGCGTCCAGCGGCGGGCGGTCGAGGTCGGTCCAGGGGGAGGGGCCGTCGTGGCCGAAGCCACGCAGCCCGCTGCGGCGGGGGGAGTTCGGCTCGGTCACCGGGCCAGCGTACCGACGGGTCGTCAGTGCGACCCGGTATGTGCACCCGAACGGTCAGAGGCCGCCCTATAGTGCCGCAGAAACGATGGTTAACACACTGTGTCGCTGGCCATAACCGCTTCCGCCCCGCGCTGGCTACGCTACTCAACGGTAGTTCGTAGCGCCGCCCTGCCCGGAGGTCGTGGGGATGTCAGGACGCGGCCCATGATCAGGGAGAGCCACCGGAATGACCGAGGCGTCGTACGACCCGCACACCACTGCCGGAAAGCTGGCCGACCTGCGGCGCAGGATCGACGAGGCGGTGCACTCCGGCTCGGCCGCCGCGGTCGAGAAGCAGCACGCCAAGGGCAAGCTGACCGCCCGTGAGCGGGTGGTCGAGCTGCTGGACGAGGACTCCTTCGTCGAGTTCGACGAGTTCGCCCGGCACCGCTCCACCAACTTCGGCCAGGCCGCCAACCGCCCGTACGGCGACGGCGTGGTCACCGGCTACGGCACGATCGACGGCCGTCAGGTCGCCGTCTTCGCCCAGGACTTCACCGTCTTCGGCGGCTCCCTCGGCGAGGTCTTCGGCGAGAAGATCGTCAAGGTGATGGACTTCGCCCTGAAGACCGGCTGCCCGGTCATCGGCATCAACGACTCCGGCGGCGCCCGGATCCAGGAGGGCGTGGTCTCGCTCGGCCTGTACGGCGAGATCTTCCGCCGCAACGTGCACGCCTCGGGCGTCATCCCGCAGATCTCGCTGATCATGGGCCCCTGCGCCGGCGGCGCGGTCTACTCCCCCGCGATCACCGACTTCGTGGTGATGGCCGACCAGACCTCACACATGTTCATCACCGGCCCGGACGTGATCAAGACCGTCACCGGCGAGGACGTGGGCATGGAGGAGCTCGGCGGCGCCCGCGCGCACAACACCAAGTCGGGCAACGCGCACTACCTGGCCTCGGACGAGAAGGAGGCCATCGAGTACGTCAAGAGCCTGCTCTCGTACCTGCCCTCCAACAACCTCACCGACCCGCCGTCCTACCCCGAGCAGGCCGACCTCGCGATCACCGACGAGGACCTCGAGCTCGACGCCATCGTGCCGGACTCGGCGAACCAGCCGTACGACATGCACAAGGTGATCGAGCACGTCCTCGACGACGGCGAGTTCCTGGAGACCCAGCCGCTCTTCGCCGGCAACATCATCACCGGCTTCGGCCGGGTCGAGGGCCACCCGGTCGGCATCGTCGGCAACCAGCCGATGGACCTGGCCGGCTGCCTGGACATCAACGCCTCCGAGAAGGCCGCGCGGTTCGTCCGCACCTGCGACAGCTTCAACATCCCGGTCATCACCTTCGTGGACGTCCCCGGCTTCCTGCCCGGCGTCGGCCAGGAGCACGAGGGCATCATCCGGCGCGGCGCCAAGCTCATCTACGCCTACGCCGAGGCCACCGTGCCGCTGATCACCGTCATCACCCGCAAGGCCTTCGGCGGCGCCTACGACGTCATGGGCTCCAAGCACCTGGGTGCCGACCTCAACCTGGCCTGGCCCACCGCGCAGATCGCCGTGATGGGCGCCCAGGGCGCCGCCAACATCGTCTACCGCCGCGAGCTGACCGAGGCCGCGAAGGCCGGCGAGGACGTGGACGCGCGCCGCGCCGAGCTGGTCGCGGAGTACGAGGACACCCTGCTCAACCCGTACCTGGCCGCCGAGCGGGGCTACGTGGACGCCGTCATCGCGCCGAGCGAGACCCGCCAGCACATCGTGAAGGGGCTGCGGGCGCTGCGGGGCAAGCGCGAGGTGCTGCCGCCGAAGAAGCACGGCAACATTCCCCTGTAAGCCCGTCGCGCCCCCGGAAAGGGAGTACCACCGCATGGCACCCATCCAAGTGCTGCACGGGCAGCCGACCCCCGAGGAGCTGGCCACCGTCCTGGCGGTGGTCTCAGCCCGGGCCGCCGCAGCTGAGGCCGCTGCCGCGGCCTCTCGAAGCGACGGCCCGGCAAACCCCTGGGACGACCAGGCCCGGCGCCTGCGCCTCACCCCGATGGCGGGCCCCAACGCCTGGCGCACCGCCGGCTGGGCCGCCTGGCGCTGATTTTTTAGGGGCTCGGGGAACTGCGAGGGCATGCCCGGATGCGGTGCACTCCTTAACGAGTACACGCCCCAAGGGATGCCCTCGCAGTTCCCCGAGCCCCTGATGTGGTTACCCTGCTGCCTATGGCTTCTCGCATTCTCGTCCTCGCCTCCCAGTCCCCCGCCCGCCTCGGGCTGCTCCGGCAGGCGGGGCTGGACCCGCAGGTGCGGGTGAGCGGGGTGGACGAGGACGCGCTGTCGGCCGCGACGCCCGGTGAGCTGGCGCTGGTGCTGGCCGAGGCCAAGGCGAATGTGGTGGCCGGGCAGCTCACCGGGGGTGAGCTGGTGATCGGGTGCGACTCGGTGCTGGAGCTCGACGGGCAGGCCCTCGGCAAGCCCGCCGACGCCGCCGAGGCCACCGCCCGGTGGCTGGCGATGCGGGGCCGCGAAGGCGTGCTCCGCACCGGCCACTGCGTGATCGACACCGCCACCGGCCGCCAGGCCTCGGCCACCGCCTCCACCACCGTGCGCTTCGGCACCCCCGACGAGGCCGAGATCGCCGCCTACGTCGCCTCCGGCGAGCCGCTGCACGTCGCGGGTGCCTTCACCCTGGACGGCCGCTCGGCCCCCTTCGTCGACGGCATCGACGGCGACCCCGGCAACGTCATCGGCCTCTCCCTCCCGCTGCTGCGCGGCCTGCTGGCCGAGCTCGACCTGCGGATCACCGACCTCTGGGCCTAGGAGACAGGCGCGTACTTCGCCAGGAAGGCCAGTACGTCCGGCAGCGCGCCGTCCCGGAGCAGCAGGGCACCGTGGTTCGCGCCCGAGTAGAGCTTGACCTGCTTGGCCGGGCTGACGGCCTGCCTGTGCAGCGAGCCGGCGTTGTCCGCGAAGGGCTGGTCGTACTCCTCGGCGGCGAAGAACTCGGCCGCCTTGGAGGCCGTCACCGCCTTGACCCCGTCGAAGTCGCCGAACTGCTCGGGCCCGCTGAGCGAGACCACGGCCGGCACCGGCAGCACGCCGGGCCGGGAGCCGGC from Kitasatospora sp. MMS16-BH015 encodes:
- a CDS encoding adenylate/guanylate cyclase domain-containing protein is translated as MRRVRQPHGDGPVADEGGNDGSQDDGQDGTVALDLERLILDAPRRYTPYQAARAAGVPMELATRFWRAMGFPDIGQSRALTDGDVIALRRLAGLVESGLLSESMAIQVARSTGQTTARLAGWQMDTFLDNLTQSVEPGLTRAEVAYPLVELLLPELEQFLVYVWRRQLAAVTGRVVQAAEDTEITSGRLAVGFADLVGFTRLSRRLEEEELGELVESFENTCSDLIAGYGGRVVKTLGDEILFVSEDPATAAEIALSLVERLAKEDTIPALRVGMAFGTVTSRMGDVFGTTVNLASRLTSIAPKDAVLLDGEFAQALEANGTAAPGPEALLNPEHRFHLQPMWRRPVRGLGLVEPWLLSRAGELA
- a CDS encoding biotin--[acetyl-CoA-carboxylase] ligase translates to MTEPNSPRRSGLRGFGHDGPSPWTDLDRPPLDATRLSRDLVVPGALWTSVEVVTETGSTNSDLAARAKEGAAEGAVLVAEVQNAGRGRLERQWQAPARSGLFFSMLLRPEAVPMERYGWLPILVGVSAASALGRVSELEVGLKWPNDLQVGERKLGGILTELSGGAVIAGLGVNVTLRETELPVPTATSLALAGAAVTDRDTLLRELLRSFAELYREWVAAAGDPQASGLLPAYAARCTTLGRQVRVLLPGDQELVGEAVAVDPDGRLVVRTPDGNRHPVAAGDVVHVRPEAG
- a CDS encoding acyl-CoA carboxylase subunit beta; its protein translation is MTEASYDPHTTAGKLADLRRRIDEAVHSGSAAAVEKQHAKGKLTARERVVELLDEDSFVEFDEFARHRSTNFGQAANRPYGDGVVTGYGTIDGRQVAVFAQDFTVFGGSLGEVFGEKIVKVMDFALKTGCPVIGINDSGGARIQEGVVSLGLYGEIFRRNVHASGVIPQISLIMGPCAGGAVYSPAITDFVVMADQTSHMFITGPDVIKTVTGEDVGMEELGGARAHNTKSGNAHYLASDEKEAIEYVKSLLSYLPSNNLTDPPSYPEQADLAITDEDLELDAIVPDSANQPYDMHKVIEHVLDDGEFLETQPLFAGNIITGFGRVEGHPVGIVGNQPMDLAGCLDINASEKAARFVRTCDSFNIPVITFVDVPGFLPGVGQEHEGIIRRGAKLIYAYAEATVPLITVITRKAFGGAYDVMGSKHLGADLNLAWPTAQIAVMGAQGAANIVYRRELTEAAKAGEDVDARRAELVAEYEDTLLNPYLAAERGYVDAVIAPSETRQHIVKGLRALRGKREVLPPKKHGNIPL
- a CDS encoding acyl-CoA carboxylase epsilon subunit, yielding MAPIQVLHGQPTPEELATVLAVVSARAAAAEAAAAASRSDGPANPWDDQARRLRLTPMAGPNAWRTAGWAAWR
- a CDS encoding nucleoside triphosphate pyrophosphatase; the encoded protein is MASRILVLASQSPARLGLLRQAGLDPQVRVSGVDEDALSAATPGELALVLAEAKANVVAGQLTGGELVIGCDSVLELDGQALGKPADAAEATARWLAMRGREGVLRTGHCVIDTATGRQASATASTTVRFGTPDEAEIAAYVASGEPLHVAGAFTLDGRSAPFVDGIDGDPGNVIGLSLPLLRGLLAELDLRITDLWA